Within the Mumia flava genome, the region GCCGAGCGCCGCCCAGAACCGGCGGAACACCCTGATGCCGAGCACCAGGCGGATGCCGTTGACGTCGTTGTCGTCGGAGCTCCCGGGGTGATACGCCACCGGCTCAGCCTAGCGATCGCCCCTGTCAGTCGGCGTCGGCGGCACCGGCGGTGTCGCGAGGAGACTCCTCACCGGGCCACCGCACCTCTGCCACGAGCAGCGCGACGCACACGATGCCGCTGATCAGCTACGGCACCGCTGCGTACGTCGACGCGAGCACGACGACGATCGCGACCGCGTACCGTGCCGCCTCCGCGCCCGACGGTGCGTGCGGGCGCACGGTCACGGCCCACAGCGCCGCCAGCAGGACCGCGAGCGGGATCGTCAGCGCCGCGGCGGTCTGCACCTCGGAGGCGTGCGCGTGGTGGGTCCAGTGGTCGACGCGGACCGCGAGACCCGCCCCGAGCGCCGCCGCGGCGGCGAAGATGAAGTAGTGCCCGAACCCCCACAGGTACTCGACGCCGGTCCCGAGGTACCGGACGCGGCTGAGGAAGGCGGCGGAGTCCCGCGCGAAGTACAGCCACCAGGCACTGAACACGATCAGCACCCCGCCCGCGACGACACCGACCAGCGCGGCGTCGACCTCGCGCTCGTCGAGCGCCTGCTGGATCGCGACGGTCGTCGACAGGATCGTCTCGCCGAGCACGATGATGTAGAAGAGCCCGTACCGCTCGGCGATGTGGTGCGGGTGCCACGGCGTCTGCCCCGAGCGCTCCGCCCACACCGGCACCGCGAGCTCGCAGGCGACGAGCACGAGGAACAGCGGCACGTCGAGCGAGTGCGGGACGAAGAGGTACGCGATCCACAGCACCTGCACCGCGCTGATCCCCGCGGCGTAGTGCCGGCACGTGGTGGCGCGCTCCGGGTCGCCGGCCGCGGCGCGCATCCACTGCGCGACCAGCCCGAGGCGCATGATCACGTAGCCTGCGACGCCGAGGACGAACTCTCCCTCGAACATGCGGGGGATGCCCGCGGCGAGCACGAGCGAGCCGAAGATCTGCAGCAGCGTGAGGACGCGGTAGGCGGCGCCGTCGTCGTCGTAGGCCGAGGCGAACCACGCGAAGTTCAACCACGTCCACCAGATCGCGAAGAAGACCAGCCCGAAGTGCCCGACGCCCTCGATCAGGTGGCCCTCGGACCCCGCGTGGTGGAGCGCGGTCGCGGCCTGGGCGACCGCCACCACGAAGCACAGGTCGGTGAAGAGCTCCAGCGGGGTGGCGGAGCGGTGCCCCTCAGCGGGATCGCGTGGTCTCAGGACGCTGATCAGCGGTGTCGTCACGCGCTCAGCATCTCGCGATCACGGCAGGGCGGCGAGCACCTCCGCCGCGGCGCGCTCACCGGACTCGATCGCTCCGTCGACGTACCCGCACCAGCGACGCGCGGTCTCCGTGCCCGCCCAGTGGATCCGCCCGACCGGCGCACGCAGCGCGGTGCCGACCTGCGTCCACGCCCCGGGTGGCAGGTGCGCGGCGTAGCACCCGCGCGTCCACTCCTCGTCGGTCCAGTTCCGCAGCTGGAGGGCGACCACGTCGTAGGCCGGCTGACCGAACAGGTCCGCGAGCGCGTCGAGCACCTCCGCGCGCTGACGCTGCGGGGACAACGCCGCCAGGGCGATCGCGTCGTCGGCCTCGGCGAACGCGGTCAGCACGCCGTACCCGTCGCCCACCGGCTCGGAGGTGTCGAAGGTGACGGACACGGGACCGCGGTCCGTCATCGCTTCCCCGGACAGCCCCTGCTCCCTCCAGAACGGGCGACGGTAGACGGCGTGGATCTTGATCACGCTGCCGTGCGGCATCCGCTGTGTGAGCATCGTGCGCCCCGCCGGCAGACCGGGGCGGTAGTCGATGCTCGCGGCCAGCGCCGGAGGGACCGTCACGATCACGCGGTGCGCCGTGGTCGCACCGGAGTCGCTGTCGACCGTCACG harbors:
- a CDS encoding low temperature requirement protein A yields the protein MTTPLISVLRPRDPAEGHRSATPLELFTDLCFVVAVAQAATALHHAGSEGHLIEGVGHFGLVFFAIWWTWLNFAWFASAYDDDGAAYRVLTLLQIFGSLVLAAGIPRMFEGEFVLGVAGYVIMRLGLVAQWMRAAAGDPERATTCRHYAAGISAVQVLWIAYLFVPHSLDVPLFLVLVACELAVPVWAERSGQTPWHPHHIAERYGLFYIIVLGETILSTTVAIQQALDEREVDAALVGVVAGGVLIVFSAWWLYFARDSAAFLSRVRYLGTGVEYLWGFGHYFIFAAAAALGAGLAVRVDHWTHHAHASEVQTAAALTIPLAVLLAALWAVTVRPHAPSGAEAARYAVAIVVVLASTYAAVP